A region of the Pseudorca crassidens isolate mPseCra1 chromosome 9, mPseCra1.hap1, whole genome shotgun sequence genome:
tctgtatgacaaattctaggtccatccacctcactacaaataactcaatttcattcctttttatggttgagtaatattccattgcatatatgtgccacatcttctttatccattcatctgttgatggacatttaggttgcttttatgtcctggctattataaatagtgctgcaatgaacattggggtgcatgtatctttttgaattatggttttctcagggtatatgctcagtagtgggattgctgggtcatatggtagttctatttgtagttttttaaggaacctccatactgttctccacagtggctgtatcaatttacattcccaccaacagtgcaggagggttctcttttctccacactctctccagcatttatttgtagattttttgatgatggccattctgactggtgtgaggtgatacctcgttgtggatttgatatgcatttctctaatgattagtgatgttgagcatcttttcatgtgcctcttggccatctatatgtcttctttggagaaatgtctatttaggtcttcctaccatttttggattggattgtttgtttttttgatattgagctgcatgaactgcttttgtattttggagattaatcctctgtcagttgcttcatttgcagatattttctcccattctgagggttgtctttttgtcttggtcatggtttcctttgctatgcaaaagcttttaagttacattaggtcccatttgtttatttttgtttctatttcccttactctaggaggtggatcaaaaaggatcttgctgtgttttatgtcatagagtgttctgtctatgtcttcctctaagagttttatagtgtctggccttacatttaggtcttaaatccattttgagtttatttttgtgtatggtgttagggagtgttctaatttcattctttaacatgtagctgtccagttttcccagcaccacaccACTATCctgttattgaagaggctgtattttctccgttgtatactcttgcctcctttatcaaaggtgaccatatgtgcgtgggtttatcttagggctttctatcctgttccattgatctatatttttgtgccagtaccatactgtcttgattactgtagctttgtagtatagtctgaagtcagggagcctgattcctccatctctgtttttcttttttaagagtgctttggctattcggggtcttttgtgtttccatacaaattgcaaaatttcttgttctagttctgtgaaaaatgccatgggtaatttgacagggattgcattgagcctgtagattgctttgggtagtatagtcattttcacaatactgattcttccaatccaggagcatggtatatctctccatctgtttatgttatctttgatttctttcaccagtattttatagttttctgagtacaggtcttttccctccttaggtagctttattcctaggtatttattctttttgttgtgatggtaaatgggattgtttccttcatttctctttctgatcttttgttggtagtgtataagaatgcaagagatttctgtgcattaattttgtatcctgcaaccttactaaattcattgattagttctagtagttttctggtgatatctttaggattttctatgtatagtataatgtcattgtcaaacagtgacagttttacttgttttcctatttgtattccttttatttcttttttgtctcagattgccatggctaggacttccaatactatgttgaataatagtggcaagagtggacatccttgtcttgttcctgatcttagaggaaatgctttcagtttttcaccattgagagtgatgtttgctgtgggtttgtcatatatttcttttattatgttgaagtaggttccctctatgctcacttactggagagtttttatcataaatgcgtgttgaattttgtcagaagctttttctgcatctgttgagatgatcatatggtttttattctttaatttgttaatatggtgtatcacattgattgttttgtatatattgaagaatcattgcatccctgggataaatcctacttgatcatggtgtatgatccttttaatgtgttgttggattctgtttgttagtattctgttgaggatttttgcatctatattcatgagtgatattggtctgtaattttatttttttgtagtatctccgAGGAGGGAGAtaggagggaggctccgagggcagaggattaggcttgggagcccaacaggctccccggtgcctaagtggacagggaatgCGCTGGCCACTTTCCCTCGCATTCCTCTGTGCCCCACCCCTgggtctcccccatcccccctggACCCCTAACCATAGGTGTGTCCCagtgggtgtaggaactcctcccctcccccagcgccCCTCAGGGCTGCTGGTCCCAGAGGTCTGGCCTTTAGTTTTGCTCCCAgatctctccctcccactccctcaggacccacatGCCTGGAGTGGGccttggtgggcagaggatcagatCTGGGATCTTGGCAGGCTCCTGAGGGCCCAAGTGGTCAGGGGAAACTTGGCCACACTCCCTTTTAATCCTCTGCCCCCCCAGtggtcccccaatttcccccttcgggtgtgggatcccttcccctcctccaactgcccctcaggggcaccagtcccctcccgcctccacttttcctcccttttccccctAACACCCCACGTCCTACCTGGTCACTGGCgtttcctcccgtccccttaggtgtccgtggttcgtcaccggtgcctggtaggtgccctagttgtgtggAGACGTGAATTCTGTGTCCTCCTAGTTCACCATCTTGACCtcaagatatttttatattttcttttgatacCCTCTTTGACTCAGTGGTTGTTCAACAGTGTGTTATttcatttctatatatttgtgaGTTTTCCCCTTTTCTTGCTGTCATTGATTTCAAGTTTCAttccactgtggttggaaaatatacttagtataatttcgattttcttaaatttgttaaaactTTTTGTGACCTAATACGTGATCATTCCTGAAGCATATTCCGtctgcttgagaagaatgtgttttcttCTGCTGTTGGATGAAAAGTCCTGTATGTGTCTGTTAGGCCCATTTGGTCTATAGTATTGTTCAAATACACTGtttcttattgatcttctgtcaagatgttctatccattattgaaattgaggtatttaaaaatactatgatTGTATTgttgtcaatttcttctttcagATTTATCAATATTTGTTTCATATAATTAGGTGTTTTGATGTtgagttcatatatatttataattgttatattttcccgTTGAAGTGATCCTTCTATCATTATGTAATCATCCTTCTTGTTTCTAGAGACAAAAGTCTTTTTGACCTAAAGTCTACTTTGATATTAGCAGAGCCACTAAAGtgaattttttgatttttatatggatcttgattttttattcattcagctattctgtgtctttttattggggagtttaatccatttacatttaaagtgattattgatggAGGATTTACTGTTGCCATTTGTTAACTATTTTCAGTTTATCTGATAGTTATTGTATCCCActttttctctcttgctgtctttcttCATCtcgttgtgtgtgtgtttttaaattgatatgttttgattcctttctctttttcttttgtgtaactTCTGTATGTATTTTCTTTGCGGTAACTAAGGagtttacataaaatatcttacaGTTATAATgatctattttaagctgataacaactttACTACAAAAGTTGATCACAAATCtagtctcaatttttttttcaggtatttaAATCTTTCATTATACATCCTTtgtcaaaatatatataacttgaatgaatatagccaaaattttggaaaataaacaatatatttgtaaataatacaaaatttaagaaagaaatcatgGTAAAAATTAGATGTGTTCAGTTAGATAACTAAAATACAACACGTTAAATCTTACTGGACACCACTAAAACAACAACTATAAGGAAATTTATAACCATAAATGCTATACTgcaaaaaaagactgaaaattatgaaaatatctttCTCAAGCCTTCTCAAGTATTTAAATAAAGAACTTTAAATGAAACCCAAAGtagtaaagaataaaataataaagatgaatataaatttatgaaatagaaaattaatgtaCAATACAGAAAGGCACAAATCAAAAGTTCATCCTTTGAAAAtgctaataaaattgataaaccactagcaagatttattaatatatatagaaaatacaatATTGGGATGAAAAGGGAGCAACATTACAAatcttacagaaaataaaaataagatataattttaaaatataaaggaattGGAAAGCTAATTTGAAGAATATGTtaacaaaaatgacaaagaaataaacTGAGAAACTAAATATTTCTGTATTCATTAATGAAAATGAGCCTTACAGTGAAAAACTTTTCCACAAACATGGAAAGCCCAGATGGCTTCAGCATTGAAGTCTTACAAATATTACAGGAATGAATATCACTTATCCTGTAAAAGTTCTTTTGAGAATAGACAACAAAGAAACCCTTtccaaatcatttttatattttgatatccCCACCTGAAAATTTCATTTCAAGAATGGGAGATGATAGGCCAAattctctcatgaacatagatgcaagcaTCCTAAACCAagtattagcaaatcaaatccaacgataataaaatggataaaaaagcaaccaaagttgggtttattccaggaattctaGATTGATTTAGTATTCATAAATCAATCAAAGTTGTACTTGCATCTCTGAATTAGGATGTACAAAGACGTGAAAAACATTTGATCATATGGTAACAAGATAAACCTTGATGAAATGAAAATCATACCCATATATTCGATGAACCAGTAGAGGATTCAAGAAAGCCttaatgatggggcttccctggtggcacagtggttgagagtccacctgctgatgcaggggacgcgggttcgtgccccggtccgggaagatcccacatgctgtggagcggctgggcccgtgagccatggccatttagcctgcgcgtccggagcctgtgctccgcaatggaagaggccacagcagtgagaggccatgtaccgcaaaaaaaaaacgaacaaaaaaaccaaaaaaacacctgATGAATTGACATCCATATAGGTGAGCAGGTTGCACACCTAAGGACAAGTGCATAGTCTTATCTGTCATAGAGAGACAATTTGAAGGGATGAGAAGGCATCAGCCAATTCTTGGGTGACAGTGTAAACTGTCTGGACAGATAGAAATTTAGAAGAAAGCCAAATGCAAAGACAAATCATTTCACCCCAAAATTCCCTTCCCTTATGCTCCAAGGGTGTTACCTAAAGCAGCAACAGAGGAGGAGCTGATAATAAGAGAGAAATCATATAGTCCCACACAGCCTCACAGCAAATAGATGTTATTGCAttcatagatgaaaaaaaaatctaaaattgctGTTCAATGCTTAGTTTCAGAAGTATAAGCCTCTAGAATATAACATGAGAGactatctttatgaccttggattaggcaaagatttcttgaaCTTGTCACtaaaacattaaacattaaaaaaaattgatacattagaccattaaaattaaaacttttgttcgTCAAAACATACAGCTAAGAGAGTGACAAGGCATGCTTCAAAATAAGGGTATACCTTTTATGTATAAATCTGACAAAAGGATTTGTAGACAGAttataagaacaaataaataacaaaagttCAATCTGAGAATAAAATTGGTAAAAGACCTGACGATACATTATACAAAAAAGGACATACAAATagctgataaatatatatattttaaaatgcttaacaTAAGAGGCCCAGGGAGATGAGAGTGAACACTGCGTACTTGTTTATGAAAAATTGTGTCTATCCCTGGATTTTATGGTGatacccttttttttaaaaaaaaaatttatttacttggttgtgctgggtctttgttgcagcaggtgggctccttagtcaCGGCTCTAGGGCTCCTTAGTCGCAGCTCACTGACTCCTTAGTTACGGCAAGTGGgctcctagttgcggcatgcgtgtgggatctagttccctgacccaggtttgaacccgggccccctgcattgggagcgtggagtcttcaccactgtgccacagggGAAGTCCTGATGTTATCTTTTTTAACAACTGTGGATACATAACTTTTTGTCTACCAAAGTGCTGAGTTACTGGGACTCCTTTAAGCCAGCTCTTTCCATAGATTGTCTTCATATCCCTGACCCTTGTGGTTGGACCGGCCCTTGtggttctggtttttttttttgggagtaaaattgctttacagtgttgtgttagtttctgctgtacaatgaagtgaatcaactgtatgtatacctatatcccctccctcttggacctccctgccatccttcccacccatctaggtcgtcacgaattgggagattaggtttgacataaatatgtTAAAGTGTGAAAtgtatagctagtgggaacctgctgtatagcacagggagctcagctcgacGCTCTGTGACGACCTTGTGGTTCTTATTGCAAGATGCCTTCagcaataaccatcaggaaactttGAAAGAGACAAAGCTTGTTACTTACAAGTCCTGGAAATCATGTAGCACACCTGGCGTCGCACAGGGTCATGGgatagagtgagagagagagagatcttagGGCTCTGCTTTTATTGGGGTAGAGAATGGGAGCCTAAGGGTTAACGGgctcactctttattggtgaCTGAAACATAAGAGCAGGAATTTAAAGCAAGTGAAGAAAAAATACAAGCAGTCCAAATGGTCAGTTATCTAAGGAGCTTGGGAGTGGGGGTCAGCCTGGTTCTTTAGTTGTGTGGCTGGCAGTGTTtattcaaaatatctgaagtgGCTGCCTCAGTCACTAAAGCTTAAATCTGACACTTGCCTtaccaaagcaaacaaacaaataacaccAACCGTCAGGGCTTATGCTGCACACCTAGAATAAGGCAGTGACAGAAGTGGTAGCAATAAACACCTTCTTGAGAGATATTACAAAGAAGGATGGCATGCATATTTCATGCCTGCCTCAGCCTAAGCATCTTAATCTGTAATTTTATGCCCTGGAAATACCAGCTAGCTTGCTGAAAGAGTTCCACTGTGCCTCAGCCCCCTCTGCACCACCACTCCCCAGTAGTTTTTCCTACTACTCAAAGGCTTGTCTGCAAAGGTTCAAAGACAAACCTTTGCAAGCCAGCCTTTGCAAACAAACCTTTGAGTAGTAGGAAAAACTTAACGGAACTCTCAAAGGCTAAGCCTTCAGAGTGCCTTCTTTGTTGTCTGGACCTAGTCTCCTGGTGGCAATACTGTGGAATTATTTTGGTCTGGCTTACATTAGGTGGGAATGAAACTTTTCTAGATCCCAGCATCACTATTTCCAAAGATAATGGTAACCCTGTATAAGAGACACCAAATCTTCCATAGAAAGTAACCTGGCCTGTCAACACCACCATCAATTGCATTTCCAGTTGAGTTCATGATACCTTCTGAGATGTTAATTTacaaggtgattttttttaaatgtataatttaacagaagaaaaaacaccCTCTAATCAGACTCCCTAAATAATgaacagaggagaggaaaaagtGAAACTATGTTTCTCCAGGTAGCTTCATCCTGAAATATACACACTTAATTTGAACCCAGCAGATTTTTGTGAAAATGCTATACTTTGTGACTctagaaaattataaattaaagctGGCATTAATCGACATTcaggtattttatatttaagataGTTCTTCACATAAAATAAGACTAATGGACAACATAAACACCTATCACATATGTTCCTGAAATTATTGTTTTGTAGTTTCTGGATTCACATTGTATTCATTTCAAAATGACTGATGTATTCTAGCTATCAATTTTCTCATGGCCTCTTTCACCTCTTTGTTCCTCAGACTGTAGATCAGAGGGTTCAACATGAGGATCACCACTGTGTAGAAGACAGACACCACTTTAATATGTTCAGGTGAGTGGCTCGCCTTCGGTATGATGTAAACAAATGTGACTGTCCCATAAAACAAAGTAACTGCAGTGAGGTGGGAAGTGCAAGTAGAGAAGGACTTGTGCCTTCCCTCTGTAGAGTGTATCTTCAGGATTGAGTGGAGGATGTACAGATATGAAACTGTTTTGGTGAACAGTGTGATTACAGTGATTGACCCAGCTGAGATGGCAGGAGATATTTCAGCAACATAAACATGGGTACAAGAAAGCTTCTCTAATGATGGCAGGTCACGGAAGAAATGGTTGATTTTATTTGGTCCACAGAAACTCAGACACAATAAACATCCAATAAATGATGAAGCATTCACACATCCTCCCAGATAGGAAGCAATCAGTGAGATGATGCAGACCCTGGGAGACATGTGTGTAGAGTAGAGAAGTGGGAAGCAGATGGCCACGTAACGATCATAGGCCATGGCAGCCAACAGGAAGCACTCAGCTGTTCCAGAGATAACATCAGAGCCAAGCTGAGCTATGCAGCCAGTGACAGGATAGTAATTCTTTCCTTTAGGGAACTCACAATCATAATAGGTGTGACTGATGGAGTACCCAAGGTCCACAGAGACCAAATGGCTGAGGAAAAGGTACATTGGGGTGTGGAGCTGAGGGCTTCTTTGGATTAACGTGATTATTCTGGTATTGCCCAACATGGTAGCAACATAGATTCCAAGAAAAACGACAAAGAAGATGGAACAAAGTATAGGATTCTCTGTTAACCCTAAAATAATGAATTCTGTCATCATTGTGTGGTTTCCAAGCTCTATCTTATTTGAAATGATGCCTGTTGAAATAAAACCCAGTGGATATTAAAATGAATTGAATGATctcataattaatatatttactttacCAGCCAACCTATCAGAAAATCAAAACATTGACCTCACTGTTGTCTAATGCTTTCACTTTACAAAATGTTTCCAAATGTATTTACATTATGCATGATTTGAGAATATTAATGTCCATTACCTTAAGACCAGAGATACTCACAAAGGGACCAATGACTCAGATCAGAACACAGCACTCACGTTTGTATCATTTGATCAATTCAGG
Encoded here:
- the LOC137231292 gene encoding olfactory receptor 5P4-like; its protein translation is MMTEFIILGLTENPILCSIFFVVFLGIYVATMLGNTRIITLIQRSPQLHTPMYLFLSHLVSVDLGYSISHTYYDCEFPKGKNYYPVTGCIAQLGSDVISGTAECFLLAAMAYDRYVAICFPLLYSTHMSPRVCIISLIASYLGGCVNASSFIGCLLCLSFCGPNKINHFFRDLPSLEKLSCTHVYVAEISPAISAGSITVITLFTKTVSYLYILHSILKIHSTEGRHKSFSTCTSHLTAVTLFYGTVTFVYIIPKASHSPEHIKVVSVFYTVVILMLNPLIYSLRNKEVKEAMRKLIARIHQSF